The sequence AAAAACCAGAACAGAAATGGCTGGTTAAGATTGACCGCCTTAATCATTCTTGGCCTCATAGTGCTGCTCGGTTTACTTCTGTCTGTTTTTGGGTATATTCAATACTCAAAGTTTAAAAATAATTGTATTAATCAAATTTCAAAACAACATTCAATTAATACCATTATAATTAATTTTAAGGCCGGAACTACTAACGAAGAACTTAATAAAATTGATGCTCTTAAATATCGTTTGTCATCGCTAGAAGACATCCTGTCGATAAATTATGTATCGCCAACCGATAATGCGCAAAGATTTTATGAAAAATACGGGAAACAGATGGAGGGAATAGGTATCTCCGCTAAAGAAATAAAGGATAGCGCTTCTTCTTATGCTCACATAGATATTAAAGTTGGCGTTGAAAAGACCGAGAAATATTTTCAAGACGCCATAAATAAAGAACTTACTGAGTTACAACTAGAAAATAATATTGATGCTATTAATATCTTTATAATCAATAAACAAGATTATCTAAAAGCAGTAAATTTTTTATCATTTTTAAAATTAAAATTATCCCCAAGGACGCAAAGTATCAAAGAGTTTTACGAGGTTTCGTCTGACTGCGACTTATTGTAAATTGCACCAATGCATGGAGTGTCATTATAAAAAAGTCCTATTTTTACTGGCGCTGGCATTTTTTGCTTTACCTGTTTTTGCCTATTCCTCCCCCGGCCAGCCCTCCGGCTTTGTTAACGATTTTGCCAATATGATGAGCCCGGGCGCCAAACAGGCGCTGGAACAGAAACTCGTCCAATTCGAGAAAGACACCACCAACGAGATCTCGGTCGTCACGATAAATAATCTCGGCGGCGACACGATTGAAAATTTCGCCGTGAAGCTGTTTGCGGATTGGAAGATCGGCAAAGCAAAAAACGACAACGGCGTTCTCCTGCTGGTCTCCAAGGAAGAGCGCAAAACAAAGATCGAGGTCGGCTACGGCCTGGAAGGCGCGCTCACGGACGCGCAATCATTCTGGATATTGGAGAATACCGTTAAACCGGCTTTCCGCCAAAATGATTTTGACGGCGGAATAACCAACGCGGTGAATAAGATCATCGCCGCGACAAAAGGCGAATATATTCCGTCTCAAAAACCGAATGCCGCCGGTTCATGGAGTTTGAAATCCATTGAAAATATCCTTGGACTGGCATTTTTAGTTTTCATCTGGCTGGGCTCGGTCTTGTCCCGCTCCAAATCCTGGTGGGCGGGGGGAGTCATCGGCGCGCTGGTCGGCATCGCTTTCATCTTTATTTTCTCGGCATTCATCGGCGCCATCGCCGTCCTGATCTTAACGCCGCTGGGCCTTTTATTCGATTACCTTGTTTCCAAAAATTACCAGAAACATAAATCGGCCGGCACGCGCTTTCCCTGGTGGATAGGCGGCTTCGGCGGAGGAGGAAGCAGCGGAGGATTCGGCGGCGGTGGCTTTGGCGGTTTTGGCGGCGGCTCCTCAGGCGGCGGCGGAAGCAGTAGCGGTTGGTAATTGACCCTCGTTATTAAGATGTTATACTGAAAACAAAAACATGCTAACCATAGAAGATGTCCAAAAAATAATAGAAGCTCAACGAGAGGTCTTTGTGACCAAAGAAGATTTATCGGCTTTCAGAGATGAATATAAGAAAGATTTTTCCGATATGCTAACTGCCGTTGACGGATACGCCAAAAAAGCCGACGGCTATTTCCAAGAGATGCTCATGCTGTCGAACAAGGTAAACCGCCTGGAAAAATGGATCCTGCAATTGGCCGAAAAAGCCGGCATTCAATTAGCCCCATAAATCCCTCCTGACCCCCTCACCTCGTTAAAGCTTTGGCGAAGCGGGCCTTTAAAAAGAGAGGAATTTTTATATATAATGAAACTAGCCATCAACGGATTCGGCCGCACCCCGAATACCAAAATAAATTTGGTACGGGGCAAGTCGGCCTTACTTTTTAAATTTTAATAATCTACTAAAAATATATGAAATTAGCTATTAATGGATTCGGCAGAATTGGCAGACCGACATTGAGGAGAATTTTAGATAAGCATCCAAACATTGAAGTCGTCGCAATCAATGATCTGACGGATGTGGCGACTTTGGCGCATCTTTTGAAATTCGATTCCTCATACGGCCGATATGATAAAGAAGTGAAAGCGGACGGCGACTCGCTGGTCATCGACGGGAAGAAAATAAAAGTCCTGGCGGAAAAAGATCCGGCTAATCTGCCCTGGAAGGACCTGGGGATTGATGTGGTTTTGGAATGCACGGGACTTTTCACCAAGATCGGCGACGCAAAAAAACATATTGATGCCGGCGCTAAAAAAGCGGTGCTCTCGGCGCCGTCCGATTCCGCCGAAATCCCGACTTATCTTTTAGGGGTGAACGCCGACCGATACAAAGGCGAGAATATAATTTCTATGGGCTCCTGCACAACCAACTGCCTGGCGCCGATAGTCAAAATATTGAATGATAATTTCGGCATCCAGCAGGGCTTTATGACAACCGTGCACTCCTACACCAACGACCAGCGCATCTTGGACTTGCCGCATAAAGACCAGCGCCGCAGCCGCGCCGCCGCGCAAAATATCATCCCCACGACAACCGGCGCCGCCAAAACCGTGGCCAAATGCATTCCGGAGCTCGAAGGAAAGCTCGACGGCATTTCATTGCGCGTGCCCACGCCCGTGGTTTCCATCACCGATTTTATCTGCAATCTTTCAAAACCGGCCGCTATTGAAGAAATAAATAAATTATTCATCGAAGCGGCCAACGGAAAACTGAAGGGCATTTTAGACACCACCGACGAAAATCTGGTCTCAATGG comes from Patescibacteria group bacterium and encodes:
- a CDS encoding TPM domain-containing protein, yielding MECHYKKVLFLLALAFFALPVFAYSSPGQPSGFVNDFANMMSPGAKQALEQKLVQFEKDTTNEISVVTINNLGGDTIENFAVKLFADWKIGKAKNDNGVLLLVSKEERKTKIEVGYGLEGALTDAQSFWILENTVKPAFRQNDFDGGITNAVNKIIAATKGEYIPSQKPNAAGSWSLKSIENILGLAFLVFIWLGSVLSRSKSWWAGGVIGALVGIAFIFIFSAFIGAIAVLILTPLGLLFDYLVSKNYQKHKSAGTRFPWWIGGFGGGGSSGGFGGGGFGGFGGGSSGGGGSSSGW
- the gap gene encoding type I glyceraldehyde-3-phosphate dehydrogenase, coding for MKLAINGFGRIGRPTLRRILDKHPNIEVVAINDLTDVATLAHLLKFDSSYGRYDKEVKADGDSLVIDGKKIKVLAEKDPANLPWKDLGIDVVLECTGLFTKIGDAKKHIDAGAKKAVLSAPSDSAEIPTYLLGVNADRYKGENIISMGSCTTNCLAPIVKILNDNFGIQQGFMTTVHSYTNDQRILDLPHKDQRRSRAAAQNIIPTTTGAAKTVAKCIPELEGKLDGISLRVPTPVVSITDFICNLSKPAAIEEINKLFIEAANGKLKGILDTTDENLVSMDFKGDSHSSIVELPLTMVNDKLVKVVSWYDNEFGYACRLAEMAEHVTKK